Genomic DNA from Carnobacterium divergens DSM 20623:
GCAAAATTTAAAAGTATTCAAAAAAAGAAAGAAAAACGCTTGCATAATAAAAAGAAAAGGGTTACAATTCAACTATAAAAATAACTTGTATATACAAGTTAAAAAGATTTTAAGGAGGAGAAAAGATGGCAGATTACAAAAAAGATGCCCAGTTGTTGTTAGAAGATATTGGCGGAAAAGAAAATATTTCAGCAGTCACTCATTGTGCAACTAGAATGCGTTTTGTATTAGTAGACCCCGCACTTGCAGATAAAGAGAAAATTGAAAAAATCGCAACCGTTAAAGGAACCTTTACTCAAGCTGGTCAATTCCAAGTAATAATTGGGAATGATGTTCCAACATTTTATAATGAATTTGTTAAATTATCCGGAAATGAAGGCGTTTCAAAAGATCAAGTTAAAAGTGCAGCTAAGCAAAATATGAACCTTATCCAACGAGCAATGGCGGTATTAGCTGAGGTATTTTCACCAATCATTCCAGCAATTATTGTAGGTGGTTTGATTTTAGGTTTTCGTAATGTGATTGGTGAAGTACCGATGGGCTTCTTAGATGGAAAAACAATTGTGGAGACTTCGGTCTTTTGGAATGGTGTGAATAGTTTCCTATGGTTGATTGGTGAAGCGATTTTCCATTTCCTACCAGTAGGAATTACGTGGAGCATTGCTAAAAAGATGGGAACCACTCAAATTCTTGGGATTGTATTAGGGATTACATTGGTTTCACCACAGCTATTAAATGCGTATGCAGTTGCAGAAACGGCTGCTAAAGATATTCCATTCTGGGACTTCGGTTTTGCTCAAGTGAATATGATTGGCTATCAAGCACAAGTTATTCCAGCAATGCTAGCTGGTTTTATGTTAGCGTATCTTGAAATATGGTTACGTAAATTTATTCCACAAGCAGTTTCGATGATTTTTGTTCCATTCTTTTCACTTGTTCCAACGGTACTAATGGCTCATCTTGTACTAGGTCCAATCGGTTGGAAAATTGGTAGCTTTGTTTCAATGATTGTAAACACTGGTTTAGCAAGTAGTTTTAACTGGTTGTTCGGTGCATTATTTGGTTTCTTGTATGCCCCACTTGTTATTACAGGCTTACATCATATGACGAATGCGATTGATTTGCAGTTGGTAGCTGATTTTGGCGGAACAAACCTTTGGCCAATGATTGCACTTTCAAATATTGCACAAGGTTCTGCTGTACTGGCAATTATTTTCTTACACCGTGGCAATAAAGAAGAAGAACAAATCTCGATTCCAGCAGCAATTTCATGTTATCTAGGTGTAACAGAACCCGCTATTTTTGGGATCAATTTAAAATACGTGTATCCGTTTATCGCAGCAATGATTGGTTCAGGTGTGGCCGGATTGATTTCGACATTGTTTAATGTAACGGCGTTGTCAATCGGCGTTGGTGGTTTACCGGGTATCTTATCTATTCAACCGCCGTATTATCTAATTTTTGCCATTTGTATGTTGATTGCAATCGTAGTACCATTTGGATTGACCGTTGCTTTTCGTAAGTATGGAGTTTTTAACAAATTAGATCCAATCGATGAAAAAACGGGTAAAATTGTAGCGTAGAAATAAACTGTTTTAGAAATGGAGTTTAGTATGAGTAATTTTCATGAAAAAGTAATTTATCAAATTTATCCAAAATCGTTTAAAGATTCAAATGGAGATGGCGTCGGAGATCTAAGAGGAGTGATTGAAAAAATTCCTTATTTATCTGATTTAGGAGTGGATATGATCTGGTTAAATCCATTCTTTTGCTCACCGCAAAATGACAATGGCTATGATATTTCAAATTATCTGGCGATTGATCCTTTATTTGGAACAATGGCTGATTTTGAAGAACTCGTTAGAGAAACGCAAAAATTAGGGATTGAAATTATGCTAGACATGGTTTTAAACCATACCTCGGTTGAACACGAGTGGTTCCAGAAGGCGTTAGCGGGAGATAAAAAGTATCAGGATTACTATTATATTCGTGAACCTAAAGCTGATGGAAGCTTGCCAACCAATTGGGAGTCAAAATTTGGCGGACCGAGCTGGACTCCTTTTGGTGAGACAGGAAAGTACTTCTTGAATTTATACGATCGAACACAGGCTGATTTAAATTGGCACAATCCGACAGTTCGTGAAGAACTGTTTGCTGTAGTGAATTTTTGGCTTGAAAAAGGCGTGAAAGGTTTCCGTTTTGACGTAATGAATGTGATTGGCAAACCGTTAGAACTAGTTGATGATTTGACAGGAAATGGCAAATCACTTTATACAGATCAGCCAATTGTTCATGAGTATTTAATGGAGCTAAATAAGGCCAGTTTTGGTAAAGAAGAGGATAGCGTAACTGTTGGTGAAATGTCTTCGACAACGATTGACAATTGTGTGATGTACTCAAATCCAGATAGAAATGAATTGTCGATGGCATTTAGCTTTCACCATTTAAAAGTAGATTATCTAGATGGTGAAAAGTGGTCATTAATGCCTTTTGATTTTATGGAATTGAAAACCATTTTGAATGATTGGCAAGAAGGAATGTCAGAGGGAAATGGCTGGAATGCATTGTTTTGGAACAATCACGATCAACCAAGAGCCTTGAGTCGTTTTGGTGATCCTATTCATTATCGTTTTGAAACAGCTACAATGTTAGCTCAAACCATTCACTTATTGCGTGGAACTCCTTATATTTACCAAGGGGAAGAAATCGGAATGTTGAATCCCGATTTTGCAGATATTAAGGACTATGTTGATATTGAAACCCATAATGCATACAAAGAATTACAGGAAAAAGGCTTATCTGAGGCAGAAATTATGGCTATTATCCAAGAGAAATCTAGAGATACGAGCCGTACGCCAATGCAATGGGACTCCACTGAAAATGCAGGATTTAGTACTGGAGAACCTTGGTTAAAAGTAGCAGATAATTATTCACTGATTAATGTGAAAAAAGAACGCGAAGAAGGCCAAATTTTCAATTATTATCAAAGCTTGATTCAATTGCGTAAAGAGATGAAGGTTATTTCAGAAGGAGCTTACCGAAGCTTGTTAATGGAGCATCCAAGTGTTTATGGCTATGTCCGAGAATTGGATTCTGAACAAGTTCTTGTATTGAATAATTTTTATGGCGAGTCAACTTCGGTAGATATCCCAATGGAATTTATCGATCAAGAGAGTCGTTACTTGATTGGAAATGGGAAGAAACGGAAGTTAACAAGTAAGATTCATTTGGAACCTTATGAAACGATTGCGTTTTATATAGAGAAACAACATAATAACTATTAAAAATAGCACCTATTCTTCAATATCTATAATGAGGGAGAACGGGTGCTATTTTTGATTAGGTAGTAATTTATTTTATCGCAAAAAAACTGGAAAAAATAAATAACTCGATAAACTAATTTTCATGTTAGAGTGAATTATATTATTT
This window encodes:
- the treP gene encoding PTS system trehalose-specific EIIBC component; this translates as MADYKKDAQLLLEDIGGKENISAVTHCATRMRFVLVDPALADKEKIEKIATVKGTFTQAGQFQVIIGNDVPTFYNEFVKLSGNEGVSKDQVKSAAKQNMNLIQRAMAVLAEVFSPIIPAIIVGGLILGFRNVIGEVPMGFLDGKTIVETSVFWNGVNSFLWLIGEAIFHFLPVGITWSIAKKMGTTQILGIVLGITLVSPQLLNAYAVAETAAKDIPFWDFGFAQVNMIGYQAQVIPAMLAGFMLAYLEIWLRKFIPQAVSMIFVPFFSLVPTVLMAHLVLGPIGWKIGSFVSMIVNTGLASSFNWLFGALFGFLYAPLVITGLHHMTNAIDLQLVADFGGTNLWPMIALSNIAQGSAVLAIIFLHRGNKEEEQISIPAAISCYLGVTEPAIFGINLKYVYPFIAAMIGSGVAGLISTLFNVTALSIGVGGLPGILSIQPPYYLIFAICMLIAIVVPFGLTVAFRKYGVFNKLDPIDEKTGKIVA
- the treC gene encoding alpha,alpha-phosphotrehalase, producing MSNFHEKVIYQIYPKSFKDSNGDGVGDLRGVIEKIPYLSDLGVDMIWLNPFFCSPQNDNGYDISNYLAIDPLFGTMADFEELVRETQKLGIEIMLDMVLNHTSVEHEWFQKALAGDKKYQDYYYIREPKADGSLPTNWESKFGGPSWTPFGETGKYFLNLYDRTQADLNWHNPTVREELFAVVNFWLEKGVKGFRFDVMNVIGKPLELVDDLTGNGKSLYTDQPIVHEYLMELNKASFGKEEDSVTVGEMSSTTIDNCVMYSNPDRNELSMAFSFHHLKVDYLDGEKWSLMPFDFMELKTILNDWQEGMSEGNGWNALFWNNHDQPRALSRFGDPIHYRFETATMLAQTIHLLRGTPYIYQGEEIGMLNPDFADIKDYVDIETHNAYKELQEKGLSEAEIMAIIQEKSRDTSRTPMQWDSTENAGFSTGEPWLKVADNYSLINVKKEREEGQIFNYYQSLIQLRKEMKVISEGAYRSLLMEHPSVYGYVRELDSEQVLVLNNFYGESTSVDIPMEFIDQESRYLIGNGKKRKLTSKIHLEPYETIAFYIEKQHNNY